From Kineosporia succinea, the proteins below share one genomic window:
- a CDS encoding acyl-CoA dehydrogenase family protein, translating to MAVPSTLHADFYGFQADLSPLEQEKALQIRDFLEHEVRPIANDYWARAEFPHQIVKPLAELGLFGMQIPETARFENSSVFRGWVAMEIGRVDASTATFVGVQSGLSMNAIARGGSPEQRRTWLPPMSRGELIGAFALTEPLSGSDSARGLRTTAERRGDTWVLHGAKRWIGNATMADVVVVWARDVADRQVKGFLVRRETPGFHASKIDDKQSLRIVQNADITLENVEVHESDRLPLILGFDDVATVLRLTRAGVAWQSVGVAIGAYETALRYVGEREQFGKPLASYQLVQDRLAQCLGNITACLAMCVQVSRMEDEDRQSHAHAALAKGYATSRAREVVAWCRELLGGNGITLSGGVVRYFADAEALYSLEGTRDMSNLIVGRDITGVSAFV from the coding sequence ATGGCGGTACCTTCCACGCTCCACGCCGACTTCTACGGCTTCCAGGCCGACCTGAGCCCGCTCGAGCAGGAGAAGGCCCTGCAGATCCGGGATTTCCTGGAGCACGAGGTGCGGCCGATCGCGAACGACTACTGGGCCCGTGCCGAGTTCCCGCACCAGATCGTCAAGCCGCTGGCCGAACTCGGCCTGTTCGGGATGCAGATCCCCGAGACCGCCCGGTTCGAGAACAGTTCCGTGTTCCGTGGCTGGGTGGCGATGGAGATCGGACGCGTCGACGCGTCCACCGCCACGTTCGTCGGCGTGCAGAGCGGCCTGTCGATGAACGCGATCGCCCGGGGCGGCTCGCCCGAACAGCGCCGCACCTGGCTGCCGCCGATGAGCCGGGGCGAGCTGATCGGGGCGTTCGCGCTGACCGAGCCGCTGTCCGGCTCCGACTCCGCGCGCGGTCTGCGCACCACGGCCGAACGCCGCGGTGACACCTGGGTTCTCCACGGCGCCAAGCGCTGGATCGGCAACGCGACGATGGCGGACGTGGTGGTCGTGTGGGCGCGCGACGTCGCCGACCGGCAGGTGAAGGGTTTCCTGGTGCGCCGGGAAACCCCGGGCTTCCACGCGTCCAAGATCGACGACAAGCAGTCGCTGCGCATCGTGCAGAACGCCGACATCACGCTCGAGAACGTCGAGGTGCACGAGAGCGACCGGCTGCCGCTCATTCTCGGCTTCGACGACGTGGCGACCGTCCTGCGCCTGACCCGGGCCGGCGTGGCCTGGCAGTCGGTCGGCGTCGCGATCGGCGCCTACGAGACCGCGCTGCGCTACGTCGGCGAACGCGAGCAGTTCGGCAAGCCCCTGGCCTCGTACCAGCTCGTGCAGGACCGGCTGGCGCAGTGCCTGGGCAACATCACCGCCTGCCTGGCGATGTGCGTGCAGGTCTCGCGCATGGAGGACGAAGACCGTCAGAGCCACGCACACGCCGCCCTGGCCAAGGGCTACGCCACGTCGCGGGCCCGCGAGGTGGTGGCCTGGTGCCGGGAGCTGCTGGGCGGCAACGGGATCACGCTCTCCGGTGGCGTGGTGCGATACTTCGCCGACGCCGAGGCCCTCTACTCGCTCGAGGGCACCCGCGACATGAGCAACCTCATCGTCGGGCGCGACATCACCGGTGTTTCCGCGTTCGTGTGA
- a CDS encoding acetyl-CoA C-acetyltransferase, with amino-acid sequence MAEAYIVATARSPIGRAHKGSLTGMRGDDLAAAMVQAALAQVPQLDPARVEDLMLGCGMPGGEQGMNMARVVAILAGLGDVPGTTVNRYCSSSLQTTRMALHAIRAGEGDVFVSAGVEAVSRMNRGSSDYIPGEDLTNPRFAEAVSRTARAAEGGTTWQDDGSLPDVYIAMGQTAENVAQLTGTTREEQDAFAALSQGRAEASKDFWARDITPVTLPDGTVIAADDCPRAGTTVETLAGLQPRFRPDGTVTAGNACPLNDGAAALVIVSDRVVDELGLTPLARIVSTAVTGLSPEIMGLGPVEASRRALSRAGLTIGDIDLVELNEAFAAQVLPSAKEIGADLDKVNVHGGAIAVGHPFGMTGARITTTLIHGLQERDGTFGLETMCVGGGQGMAMVLERVS; translated from the coding sequence ATGGCCGAGGCCTACATCGTCGCCACCGCCCGCTCGCCGATCGGCCGGGCCCACAAGGGCTCGCTGACCGGCATGCGCGGTGACGACCTCGCCGCCGCGATGGTCCAGGCCGCGCTGGCGCAGGTGCCGCAGCTGGACCCGGCCCGGGTCGAAGACCTGATGCTGGGCTGCGGCATGCCCGGCGGCGAGCAGGGCATGAACATGGCCCGGGTGGTCGCGATCCTGGCCGGGCTCGGCGACGTGCCCGGCACCACCGTGAACCGTTACTGCTCCTCGAGTCTGCAGACCACCCGCATGGCGCTGCACGCGATCAGGGCCGGTGAGGGCGACGTGTTCGTCTCGGCCGGGGTCGAGGCGGTGAGCCGCATGAACCGCGGCAGCAGCGACTACATCCCGGGTGAGGACCTGACCAATCCACGCTTCGCCGAGGCCGTCTCGCGCACCGCCCGGGCCGCCGAGGGCGGCACGACGTGGCAGGACGACGGGTCTCTGCCCGACGTCTACATCGCCATGGGCCAGACCGCGGAGAACGTCGCCCAGCTCACCGGCACCACGCGCGAGGAGCAGGACGCGTTCGCGGCCCTGAGCCAGGGCCGGGCCGAGGCGTCGAAAGACTTCTGGGCACGGGACATCACACCGGTCACGTTGCCCGACGGCACGGTGATCGCGGCCGACGACTGCCCCCGGGCCGGCACCACCGTCGAGACCCTGGCCGGGCTGCAGCCGCGTTTCCGGCCCGACGGCACGGTCACCGCCGGCAACGCCTGCCCGCTCAACGACGGGGCGGCCGCGCTGGTGATCGTCAGCGACCGGGTCGTGGACGAGCTCGGTCTCACTCCCCTGGCCCGCATCGTGTCCACCGCCGTGACCGGCCTGTCGCCCGAGATCATGGGCCTGGGACCGGTCGAGGCGAGCCGCCGGGCCCTGTCGCGGGCCGGGCTGACCATCGGCGACATCGACCTGGTGGAGCTGAACGAGGCCTTCGCGGCGCAGGTGCTGCCCTCGGCCAAGGAGATCGGCGCCGACCTCGACAAGGTCAACGTGCACGGCGGGGCCATCGCGGTGGGCCACCCGTTCGGCATGACCGGGGCCCGCATCACCACCACGCTGATCCACGGGCTGCAGGAGCGCGACGGCACTTTCGGGCTCGAGACCATGTGCGTCGGCGGCGGTCAGGGTATGGCGATGGTGCTCGAGCGGGTGAGCTGA
- a CDS encoding MaoC family dehydratase, translating to MTIDVESPAALPDAVGRSATGEWLRIEQRRIELFADVTEDHQWIHLDAERAAAGPFGATVAHGYLTLSLIPRLTHGLLRVGGVEMIVNYGLDRVRFVTPVAVGSRVRATTTVVSVEPSSSGTKAMMDVVVEIEGHERPAIVARSIALIVPAA from the coding sequence ATGACGATCGACGTGGAATCTCCCGCCGCACTGCCCGACGCGGTGGGCCGCTCGGCGACCGGGGAGTGGCTGCGCATCGAGCAGCGCCGCATCGAGCTCTTCGCCGACGTCACCGAGGACCACCAGTGGATCCACCTCGATGCCGAGCGGGCCGCGGCCGGCCCGTTCGGGGCCACGGTCGCGCACGGCTACCTGACGCTCTCGCTGATTCCCCGCCTCACGCACGGTCTTCTGCGCGTCGGCGGGGTCGAGATGATCGTCAACTACGGCCTCGACCGGGTGCGGTTCGTGACCCCGGTGGCCGTGGGCTCACGGGTGCGCGCCACCACCACCGTCGTCTCGGTCGAGCCGTCGAGCAGTGGCACCAAGGCGATGATGGACGTGGTGGTCGAGATCGAGGGGCACGAGCGGCCCGCGATCGTGGCCCGGTCGATCGCACTGATCGTGCCCGCGGCCTGA
- the fabG gene encoding 3-oxoacyl-ACP reductase FabG: MSPEPFTPPATRVAVVTGAARGIGAATARRLAADGHHVAVVDLDESQARATADEITAAGGTAIAVGADISGEDTVTQALERVVAELGEPTVLVNNAGILRDNLLFKMSAGDWDDVITVHLRGAFLMSRAVQRYQVAARWGRIVNLSSTSALGNRGQVNYAAAKAGLQGLTKTLAIELGPFGVTANAVAPGLIETAMTQATAARMGVAFEDFVAAAAAEIPVRRTGRPDDVAAAVAFFCSPEASFVSGQVLYVAGGPRS, from the coding sequence GTGAGTCCTGAGCCTTTCACGCCTCCGGCCACCCGGGTCGCCGTCGTCACCGGCGCCGCCCGCGGCATCGGCGCGGCGACCGCCCGGCGCCTGGCGGCCGACGGTCACCACGTGGCGGTCGTCGACCTCGACGAGTCGCAGGCCCGGGCCACGGCCGACGAGATCACGGCCGCCGGGGGCACCGCGATCGCGGTGGGCGCCGACATCTCCGGCGAGGACACGGTGACGCAGGCGCTCGAGCGCGTCGTGGCCGAGCTGGGTGAGCCCACGGTGCTGGTCAACAATGCCGGGATCCTGCGTGACAACCTGCTTTTCAAGATGTCCGCCGGGGACTGGGACGACGTGATCACCGTGCACCTGCGCGGCGCGTTCCTGATGAGCCGGGCCGTGCAGCGCTACCAGGTCGCGGCGCGCTGGGGCCGGATCGTGAACCTGTCGAGCACCTCGGCCCTGGGCAACCGGGGGCAGGTCAACTACGCCGCCGCCAAGGCCGGTCTGCAGGGCCTGACCAAGACGCTGGCGATCGAGCTCGGGCCGTTCGGGGTCACGGCCAACGCGGTCGCGCCCGGCCTGATCGAGACCGCCATGACGCAGGCCACCGCGGCCCGGATGGGTGTCGCGTTCGAGGATTTCGTCGCGGCCGCGGCGGCCGAGATCCCGGTGCGGCGCACGGGCCGGCCCGACGACGTGGCGGCGGCCGTGGCGTTCTTCTGTTCTCCCGAGGCCTCTTTCGTCAGTGGGCAGGTGCTCTACGTCGCCGGGGGGCCACGCTCATGA
- a CDS encoding IlvD/Edd family dehydratase: MRSDAWYAGDDRNAYIHRAWMRRGVPDSAFEGRPQIAVANTASDLTPCNSHLDEVARSVKNGIYEAGGIPLELPVVSLGETLVRPTAMLWRNMAAMATEEMLRANPIDGVVLLGGCDKTIPSLLMAAASVDIPAVVVPGGPMLTGTFRGVPLGCGTDVWRLSEEVRAGTLSQEDFLRSESATIRSRGHCNTMGTASTMGLLAEALGTVIPGTAGTPAPDSRLLVAAHETGVLAVDLVRSERRPSTILTKASFHNAIVALAAIGGSTNAVVHLLAVAGRLGIDLTLEDFDRIGSRVPLLVDLAPAGRFLMDDLFRAGGLLAVLEQVSDLLDPTALTVTGEPLVSYLGSSPIWDPEVIRPRPRPLLEEGGIAVLRGNLAPSGAVIKPAAASAHLLRHRGRAVVFDSIEDFHARVDDPDLPVDAASVMVLRGCGPKGYPGMPEVSNMPLPKKLLEAGIRDVVRICDGRMSGTAYGTVVLHVSPESAAGGPLSLVRDGDWIILDVPGRTLTLDVPTDELATRTSSPEAAAAYAAPTRGWEKLYVDHVLQADTGADLDFLVGSSGDQVSRESH; the protein is encoded by the coding sequence ATGCGCAGTGACGCGTGGTACGCGGGCGACGACCGCAATGCCTACATCCATCGGGCCTGGATGCGACGCGGCGTGCCCGACTCGGCCTTCGAGGGCAGACCGCAGATCGCCGTCGCCAACACCGCTTCCGACCTGACGCCCTGCAACTCGCACCTGGACGAGGTCGCGCGGTCGGTGAAGAACGGCATCTACGAGGCCGGCGGCATCCCGCTCGAGCTGCCCGTCGTCTCCCTCGGCGAGACCCTGGTGCGGCCCACCGCGATGCTGTGGCGCAACATGGCCGCGATGGCGACCGAGGAGATGCTGCGCGCCAACCCGATCGACGGTGTGGTGCTGCTCGGCGGGTGCGACAAGACCATCCCCTCGCTGCTCATGGCCGCGGCCTCCGTCGACATCCCGGCCGTCGTCGTTCCCGGCGGGCCCATGCTGACCGGCACCTTCCGCGGGGTGCCGCTGGGCTGCGGCACGGACGTCTGGCGCCTGTCGGAGGAGGTCAGGGCGGGAACCCTGTCGCAGGAGGACTTCCTGAGGAGTGAGTCGGCCACCATCCGCAGCCGCGGGCACTGCAACACGATGGGCACCGCGTCCACCATGGGCCTGCTCGCCGAGGCCCTCGGTACCGTGATCCCGGGCACCGCGGGCACTCCCGCGCCCGACAGCCGCCTCCTGGTGGCCGCGCACGAGACCGGCGTGCTGGCGGTGGATCTCGTGCGGTCCGAACGACGCCCGAGCACGATCCTGACGAAGGCGTCCTTCCACAACGCCATCGTGGCCCTGGCCGCGATCGGCGGCTCGACGAACGCGGTCGTGCACCTGCTGGCCGTCGCCGGGCGGCTCGGGATCGACCTGACGCTCGAGGACTTCGACCGCATCGGCTCCCGGGTGCCCCTGCTGGTCGACCTGGCGCCGGCCGGGCGGTTCCTGATGGACGACCTGTTCCGCGCGGGCGGGCTCCTGGCCGTGCTCGAGCAGGTTTCGGACCTGCTGGACCCCACGGCCCTGACGGTGACCGGGGAACCGCTGGTGTCGTACCTGGGCTCGTCGCCGATCTGGGACCCTGAGGTGATCCGGCCCCGCCCGCGGCCGCTGCTCGAGGAGGGCGGGATCGCCGTGCTGCGCGGCAACCTCGCGCCGTCGGGGGCGGTGATCAAGCCGGCCGCGGCGTCGGCGCACCTCCTCCGGCACCGGGGGCGGGCCGTGGTGTTCGACAGCATCGAGGACTTCCACGCCCGCGTCGACGACCCCGACCTGCCGGTCGATGCTGCCTCCGTGATGGTTCTGCGGGGGTGCGGTCCGAAGGGATACCCGGGCATGCCCGAGGTCTCGAACATGCCGCTGCCGAAGAAGCTGCTGGAGGCGGGGATCCGCGACGTGGTGCGGATCTGCGACGGGCGGATGAGCGGCACGGCCTACGGAACCGTGGTCCTCCATGTCAGCCCGGAGTCCGCCGCCGGCGGGCCCCTTTCACTGGTACGCGACGGCGACTGGATCATCCTCGATGTCCCCGGTCGCACGCTCACGCTGGACGTCCCGACCGACGAACTGGCCACCCGAACCTCCAGCCCCGAAGCGGCCGCCGCGTACGCGGCACCGACCCGGGGCTGGGAGAAGCTCTACGTTGACCATGTTCTTCAGGCTGACACCGGCGCCGACCTGGACTTCCTCGTCGGCTCCTCCGGTGACCAGGTATCGCGGGAGTCGCACTGA
- a CDS encoding SMP-30/gluconolactonase/LRE family protein has protein sequence MFEVVGGTHCILGEGPIWDEARNVVRWVDIEGGRVWEGLSEPHVVLKREPTLSAVVHSESGDLLLALRRGLEHVDPTGDSVGSLTLIPSDVNSRLNDGTCDPAGRFVVGSMALDNRRGAEHLWRLEHDGSVTVLDDDLSLSNGLGWSPDGATMYQIDTIPGIVYRRRYDPDSGTVGSRHVLVAMGGADGLTVDAEGNLWVAVWGAGQIRVISPQGVLLERLETGAPLTTSCAFTGPELDTLVVTTADQALPGVPPSDRAGALLTHRTSQRGLPANAWKVAPLEAL, from the coding sequence ATGTTCGAGGTTGTCGGGGGAACCCACTGCATTCTGGGTGAGGGACCGATCTGGGACGAGGCACGCAACGTCGTACGGTGGGTGGACATCGAGGGTGGCCGGGTCTGGGAGGGACTGTCCGAGCCCCACGTGGTGCTCAAACGCGAACCCACGCTGAGCGCGGTCGTTCACAGCGAGTCCGGCGATCTGCTGCTGGCGCTGCGGCGGGGGCTGGAGCACGTGGATCCGACCGGTGACAGCGTCGGGTCCCTGACGCTGATCCCTTCCGACGTGAACAGCCGCCTCAACGACGGCACGTGCGACCCGGCAGGGCGTTTCGTGGTCGGCAGCATGGCCCTCGACAACCGCCGGGGGGCCGAGCACCTGTGGCGGCTGGAGCACGACGGCTCGGTGACCGTGCTCGACGACGACCTGTCGCTGTCGAACGGCCTGGGCTGGAGCCCCGACGGCGCCACGATGTACCAGATCGACACCATCCCCGGCATCGTGTACCGCCGCCGCTACGACCCGGACTCCGGCACCGTCGGCTCCCGCCACGTGCTGGTCGCGATGGGCGGGGCCGACGGGCTCACCGTCGATGCCGAGGGCAACCTCTGGGTCGCCGTCTGGGGAGCCGGGCAGATCCGCGTGATCTCGCCCCAGGGCGTCCTTCTCGAGCGACTCGAGACCGGTGCGCCCCTGACCACGAGCTGCGCGTTCACCGGTCCCGAACTCGACACCCTCGTGGTGACGACGGCCGACCAGGCCCTACCCGGCGTCCCCCCTTCCGATCGCGCCGGCGCGCTGCTGACGCATCGCACCTCTCAGCGCGGTTTACCGGCGAACGCCTGGAAAGTGGCTCCGCTGGAAGCCTTGTGA
- a CDS encoding mannitol dehydrogenase family protein yields the protein MTRLTPATAPPGTRVRAFGPSAPVGIVHLGIGAFHRAHQAVYTQEADPDGAWGICGVTQRSATVAGHLRPQDGLYTVLQRDADHTRADVVSQVHDVIDGSTETGRLTERLADPRVQVVTLTVTEKGYRPGGAVGRLIDGLQARRRADAGPVTVLSCDNLSGNGEVLSRLVLDHRDDDLAAWAATNVRFPSSMVDRIVPATTPADRDEVARRLGVDDAGLVVAEPFRQWVIEDRFAAARPAWEKAGAELVTDVAPYERRKLRVLNGTHSLLAYLGALAGYPTIAEAVADDSLAGAAWQLIEHDVAPTLAADGLDVTGYGRTVLERFANPALRHRTVQVAMDGTQKLGPRLLGTIRDARAVGHLPRAATLAVAAWMVYVERATTENDLPLDDPQADVLREAVGSSSDLVAALLSLEAVFGADLPEDREFRALLGDLVAQVRAGSIR from the coding sequence GTGACCCGCCTGACGCCCGCCACCGCACCGCCCGGCACCCGCGTCCGTGCTTTCGGCCCGTCGGCCCCCGTCGGCATCGTGCACCTGGGCATCGGCGCCTTCCACCGGGCCCACCAGGCGGTCTACACGCAGGAGGCCGATCCCGACGGAGCCTGGGGCATCTGCGGTGTCACCCAGCGCTCGGCCACGGTCGCCGGGCACCTGCGCCCGCAAGATGGTCTCTACACCGTGCTGCAGCGCGACGCCGACCACACCCGGGCCGACGTGGTCTCCCAGGTCCACGACGTCATCGACGGCAGCACCGAGACCGGCCGCCTCACCGAGCGTCTCGCCGACCCCCGCGTCCAGGTCGTCACCCTCACCGTCACCGAGAAGGGCTACCGGCCCGGTGGTGCCGTCGGCCGGCTGATCGACGGCCTGCAGGCCCGCAGGCGCGCCGACGCCGGACCGGTCACCGTTCTGTCCTGCGACAACCTCAGCGGCAACGGCGAGGTCCTGTCCCGGCTCGTGCTCGACCACCGCGACGACGACCTGGCCGCCTGGGCCGCCACGAACGTCCGTTTCCCCAGCTCGATGGTCGACCGCATCGTTCCCGCCACCACCCCGGCCGACCGCGACGAGGTCGCCCGCCGGCTCGGCGTCGACGACGCGGGACTGGTCGTGGCCGAGCCGTTCCGGCAGTGGGTGATCGAAGACCGATTCGCCGCGGCCCGCCCCGCCTGGGAGAAGGCCGGCGCCGAGCTGGTCACCGACGTCGCCCCCTACGAACGCCGAAAACTCCGCGTCCTCAACGGGACCCACTCGCTGCTGGCCTACCTGGGAGCCCTCGCCGGGTACCCGACCATCGCCGAGGCGGTCGCCGACGACTCCCTGGCCGGCGCCGCCTGGCAACTCATCGAGCACGACGTCGCCCCCACCCTGGCCGCCGACGGCCTCGACGTCACCGGCTACGGGCGCACGGTACTGGAACGGTTCGCCAACCCCGCGCTGCGTCACCGCACCGTCCAGGTCGCGATGGACGGAACCCAGAAACTCGGCCCCCGCCTGCTCGGCACCATTCGCGACGCCCGCGCCGTGGGCCACCTGCCCCGGGCCGCGACGCTCGCCGTGGCCGCCTGGATGGTCTACGTCGAACGGGCCACGACCGAGAACGACCTTCCTCTGGACGATCCCCAGGCCGACGTCCTGCGCGAGGCCGTCGGGTCGTCCTCCGATCTGGTCGCCGCCCTGCTGTCGCTGGAAGCGGTATTCGGCGCCGATCTGCCCGAGGACCGCGAATTCCGCGCGCTCCTGGGTGATCTGGTGGCCCAGGTCCGCGCCGGAAGCATCCGCTGA
- a CDS encoding UxaA family hydrolase → MSMLLRLGPDDDVAVVRREVAAGDELEPGLLAGQAIPAGHKAAVRDLSQGAAVRKYGQVIGITTRPVRAGEHVHTDNLAFIDDGPGEAGVRAQGVTLTPPADLPRTFLGHHRADGRVGTRNSIAILTTVNCSAGVARAIARRTDDVVREDSGGRVDGVVALTHGTGCGMANSGPGWDILRRTLTGYARHPNIGALVVVGLGCEVNEMTGVLADLDLSPEIPLVSFTIQDSGGTQAAVARGVSVVRELASDLARQERRPADVSELVLGLQCGGSDGWSGLTANPALGVASDLLVAAGGTSILGETPEIYGAETLLMRRATSSHVVDDLRARIEWWREYTSSLGTTLDGNPSPGNKAGGITTILEKSLGAVAKAGHSPLSAVVGYGEPVPRPGLVFMDTPGYDPVSVTGMVAGGATLLCFTTGRGSVLGSRPAPTLKLATNAELARRMADDIDVDCSDIVEKGTSVAEVGRRIYDLVVETASGRATRSEDLGAGQEEIVPWQIGAVL, encoded by the coding sequence ATGAGCATGCTGCTGCGCCTGGGGCCCGACGACGATGTCGCGGTGGTGCGCCGCGAGGTGGCCGCCGGTGACGAACTGGAGCCCGGGCTGCTCGCCGGCCAGGCCATCCCCGCCGGGCACAAGGCCGCGGTGCGAGACCTGTCCCAGGGCGCCGCTGTGCGCAAGTACGGCCAGGTCATCGGCATCACCACCCGTCCGGTGCGGGCGGGGGAGCACGTGCACACCGACAACCTCGCCTTCATCGACGACGGCCCGGGCGAGGCGGGCGTCCGCGCGCAGGGCGTCACCCTCACGCCGCCCGCCGACCTGCCCCGCACGTTCCTCGGCCACCACCGGGCCGACGGGCGGGTCGGCACCCGCAACAGCATCGCGATCCTGACCACCGTCAACTGCTCGGCCGGGGTGGCCCGGGCGATCGCGAGGCGTACGGACGACGTGGTCCGGGAGGATTCCGGCGGCCGGGTCGACGGGGTGGTCGCCCTCACCCACGGAACCGGCTGCGGCATGGCCAACTCCGGTCCCGGGTGGGACATCCTGCGCCGCACCCTGACCGGGTACGCCCGCCACCCCAACATCGGCGCCCTCGTCGTCGTCGGCCTGGGGTGCGAGGTCAACGAGATGACCGGTGTGCTGGCCGATCTCGACCTGTCCCCGGAGATCCCGCTGGTCTCGTTCACCATCCAGGACAGCGGCGGCACCCAGGCCGCCGTGGCCCGAGGGGTGTCCGTGGTGCGCGAGCTGGCCTCCGACCTGGCCCGTCAGGAGCGCCGTCCGGCCGACGTCTCCGAGCTGGTCCTGGGCCTGCAGTGCGGGGGCTCGGACGGCTGGTCGGGGCTGACGGCCAACCCGGCGCTGGGCGTGGCCAGCGACCTGCTGGTCGCGGCCGGGGGCACGAGCATCCTCGGTGAGACCCCCGAGATCTACGGCGCCGAGACGCTTCTCATGCGCCGCGCCACCTCGTCCCACGTGGTCGACGACCTTCGTGCGCGCATCGAATGGTGGCGGGAGTACACCTCGTCGCTGGGCACCACCCTCGACGGCAACCCGTCGCCGGGCAACAAGGCCGGCGGCATCACCACCATTCTCGAGAAGTCGCTCGGCGCCGTCGCCAAGGCCGGGCACAGCCCGCTGTCGGCCGTCGTCGGCTACGGCGAACCGGTGCCCCGGCCCGGTCTGGTCTTCATGGACACCCCCGGCTACGACCCGGTCTCGGTCACCGGCATGGTCGCCGGCGGCGCGACCCTGCTGTGCTTCACCACCGGCCGTGGCTCGGTGCTGGGCAGCCGCCCGGCGCCCACCCTGAAACTGGCCACGAACGCTGAGCTGGCCCGCCGCATGGCCGACGACATCGACGTGGACTGCTCCGACATCGTCGAGAAGGGCACGAGCGTGGCCGAGGTCGGGCGCCGCATCTACGACCTGGTCGTCGAGACCGCCTCGGGCCGGGCCACCCGCAGTGAAGACCTGGGAGCGGGCCAGGAAGAGATCGTCCCCTGGCAGATCGGAGCAGTCCTGTGA
- a CDS encoding LacI family DNA-binding transcriptional regulator produces the protein MAVTIRDVARVAGVSTATVSRALNVPGKVDEVTRARVVAVADELGYRPNRAARGLITGRTGNLGLLVPDLANPFFPGLVKGVQSRALEADQQLFVVDTDEDAEAESELVRQLAKQADGLVLCSPRMRPAGLREAVSLAPTVLVNRALPRASSVTFDNRGGAAQLLNHLGGLGHRRIGFLGGPAGSWSAAQRLRGLREAAASHRVTLKELGPVAPTFEGGLGAARVVLQARVSAVVAFNDLVAVGLGQALADRGVDVPGELSVAGFDDIPMAGMLRPSLTTVAMPLHQAGREAVELMLAHLADPELGPQRREMPTTLRERGSTGPAPRPRRAARPDRTRPDRSRRSDDDE, from the coding sequence GTGGCGGTGACGATCCGTGACGTGGCGCGGGTCGCGGGCGTGTCCACGGCAACCGTGTCCCGGGCGCTCAACGTGCCCGGCAAGGTCGACGAGGTCACCCGCGCCCGCGTGGTGGCCGTGGCCGACGAGCTCGGCTACCGGCCGAACCGGGCCGCGCGGGGCCTGATCACCGGCCGCACCGGCAACCTCGGCCTGCTGGTCCCCGACCTGGCCAACCCGTTCTTCCCCGGCCTGGTGAAGGGGGTGCAGTCCCGCGCCCTGGAGGCCGACCAGCAGCTGTTCGTCGTCGACACCGACGAGGACGCGGAGGCCGAGAGCGAGCTGGTGCGGCAGCTGGCCAAGCAGGCCGACGGGCTGGTGCTGTGCTCGCCCCGCATGCGCCCGGCCGGGCTGCGCGAGGCGGTCAGCCTGGCGCCGACCGTGCTGGTGAACCGGGCGCTGCCCCGGGCCTCCAGCGTCACCTTCGACAACCGGGGCGGCGCCGCGCAGCTGCTGAACCACCTGGGCGGGCTCGGGCACCGCCGCATCGGCTTCCTGGGCGGCCCGGCGGGCAGCTGGTCGGCGGCCCAGCGACTGCGCGGGCTGCGCGAGGCCGCGGCGTCCCACCGCGTCACCCTGAAGGAGCTGGGCCCGGTCGCCCCGACCTTCGAGGGTGGTCTCGGCGCCGCGAGGGTGGTGCTGCAGGCCCGGGTGAGCGCGGTCGTGGCCTTCAACGACCTGGTGGCCGTCGGCCTGGGGCAGGCCCTGGCCGACCGCGGTGTCGACGTGCCCGGCGAGCTGAGCGTGGCCGGCTTCGACGACATCCCGATGGCCGGCATGCTGCGTCCCTCCCTGACCACCGTGGCCATGCCCCTGCACCAGGCCGGGCGCGAGGCGGTCGAGCTGATGCTGGCGCACCTGGCCGATCCCGAGCTGGGCCCGCAGCGCCGCGAGATGCCGACCACCCTGCGCGAGCGGGGCTCCACCGGCCCGGCCCCGAGGCCGCGCCGGGCCGCCCGACCGGACCGCACCCGACCAGACCGCTCCCGACGATCGGACGACGACGAATGA